The following are encoded in a window of Desulfosporosinus sp. Sb-LF genomic DNA:
- a CDS encoding terminase TerL endonuclease subunit — translation MDLLDELVQYSQDIIAGTIIAGQKHQWACQRFLRDVDRQGTEGFPFVFDREKAERFYDWCSLFKHTKGVLEGQPIVLQPNQRFDYGNIFGWVHKDTRLRRFRKTYKQVGRKNAKSQEEALVGLFEVFADGESASEVYCAATKTKQAKIVWNEAKMMLLRCAELKGKYTIAYGRINHKKSGSFMEALSKEDGKTGDGTHVQCGIVDEYHLHATSEMLDMLTSGKNARRQPLVMIITTAGFDLNNPCYRVEYDYVSKILDPNSPVENDQYYIMICELDEGDDIKDESNWPKANPILCSYPEGIEGVREDMREALDAPEKMRNFLTKNMNVWVDQKENGYMAMTKWGKCGVSESNPWPDVAGLPVIAGVDLSSTLDLTSVSFEVPLPDGRTAVLSHSFIPEDTLAAKTSSDNVPYALWVEQKWITATPGASVDYNYVLKYMDDIYMENKWFKSEVCFDRALATWLRYQLETKGYCPVDIPQGKLTLSEPTKDFRARVYDGKIIHNNNPVLTWAVSNAIIREDHNGNIQLDKSKSKERIDPIAALLNAFVRALVTDIKFVYEKRGMRSLL, via the coding sequence ATGGATCTTCTCGACGAGCTTGTGCAGTATTCGCAGGACATCATAGCGGGTACGATCATAGCTGGCCAGAAACACCAATGGGCGTGCCAAAGATTTCTCAGAGATGTAGACAGGCAAGGAACCGAAGGGTTCCCTTTTGTTTTTGATAGAGAGAAAGCGGAACGGTTCTATGATTGGTGCAGCCTGTTCAAACACACCAAGGGCGTGCTTGAAGGACAACCCATAGTCCTCCAGCCGAACCAGCGGTTCGACTACGGTAACATTTTTGGGTGGGTCCACAAGGACACCCGGCTGCGGAGATTCAGAAAGACTTACAAACAAGTAGGTCGGAAAAACGCCAAGAGCCAGGAAGAAGCACTTGTCGGGCTGTTTGAAGTTTTCGCTGACGGAGAATCTGCGTCGGAGGTATACTGTGCAGCCACCAAAACCAAACAGGCGAAGATCGTCTGGAACGAAGCAAAAATGATGTTGCTTCGCTGCGCCGAGCTAAAGGGCAAATACACCATCGCCTACGGACGAATAAACCACAAGAAGTCCGGCTCCTTCATGGAAGCCTTGAGCAAAGAGGATGGTAAGACTGGCGATGGAACGCATGTCCAGTGTGGGATCGTAGACGAGTATCACCTCCACGCGACCTCAGAGATGCTCGACATGTTGACCTCTGGTAAGAACGCCAGGCGGCAACCGTTGGTTATGATTATTACCACGGCAGGGTTCGACCTGAACAACCCATGCTACCGAGTCGAATACGACTACGTTTCTAAGATCCTTGACCCGAACTCCCCGGTCGAGAACGACCAGTATTACATTATGATCTGCGAGCTGGACGAAGGCGACGACATCAAGGACGAGTCGAACTGGCCAAAGGCCAACCCGATTCTGTGTTCATACCCAGAGGGAATCGAAGGTGTTCGAGAGGATATGCGGGAGGCGCTGGACGCGCCCGAAAAGATGCGAAACTTCCTCACAAAAAACATGAACGTCTGGGTAGACCAGAAGGAGAACGGCTATATGGCGATGACCAAGTGGGGAAAGTGTGGCGTGAGCGAATCAAACCCGTGGCCCGATGTGGCAGGGCTCCCCGTCATAGCGGGGGTTGACTTATCCTCAACGCTTGACTTGACGAGCGTCAGCTTCGAGGTACCTCTACCGGATGGGAGGACAGCAGTTCTATCTCACTCATTTATTCCAGAGGACACCCTAGCTGCCAAGACCTCCTCGGATAATGTTCCTTACGCTTTATGGGTGGAGCAGAAGTGGATCACAGCTACCCCAGGGGCCTCCGTGGATTACAACTACGTCCTAAAGTATATGGACGACATCTACATGGAGAACAAATGGTTCAAGAGTGAGGTCTGCTTCGATAGGGCACTTGCTACCTGGCTGCGATACCAACTGGAGACAAAGGGCTATTGCCCGGTGGACATTCCTCAAGGAAAACTAACTCTTAGTGAACCGACCAAAGACTTTAGGGCCAGAGTTTATGACGGAAAAATAATTCACAATAACAACCCGGTCCTGACCTGGGCCGTTAGCAACGCGATCATACGGGAAGATCATAATGGCAATATACAATTGGACAAGTCCAAGAGTAAAGAACGAATCGACCCTATAGCAGCCTTGCTAAACGCCTTTGTCCGAGCACTGGTAACAGACATTAAATTCGTTTACGAAAAGCGCGGCATGAGGAGTTTGTTATAG
- a CDS encoding phage major capsid protein: protein MTEMEKLLAAKASLKAKAQGITAKEGATKEEIEAVLTEIQTINAKIEVQKQVDAMEAEELKAKAEAQKPVNEPLWAQPKDNKKVLWKNNAEFLTAVYAASKQGATPDQRLLMQNAASGMGESVPSDGGFLVGEDFAKELLQKTYETGILASKCRKIPISPTSNALEANGIDETSRANGSRWGGIQSFWENEADVLTGKKPKFNKVELKLKKLTGLCYATDELLQDATALEAIIGQAFAEEFGFKMDDAIMNGLGAGQPLGFMKSGALVTVDKEGSQSAGTIVTQNVLKMYSRCWGRSRQDAVWLVNQDIEPQLAQMTIAVGTGGVPVYMPANGVSDQPYGTLFGRPVIPVEQANTIGSLGDISLVDLSQYLLIDKGGVNAASSIHVRFLYDESVFRFIYRVDGQPIWKSALTPFKGSNTLSPFVTLAAR from the coding sequence ATGACTGAAATGGAAAAATTGTTAGCTGCAAAAGCAAGCCTGAAGGCAAAAGCTCAAGGAATTACCGCAAAGGAAGGCGCTACAAAAGAAGAAATCGAGGCAGTGCTTACTGAGATACAAACCATCAACGCCAAGATTGAGGTCCAAAAGCAAGTAGACGCTATGGAAGCCGAAGAGTTAAAGGCTAAAGCTGAGGCTCAAAAGCCTGTAAACGAGCCACTCTGGGCACAGCCGAAAGACAATAAAAAAGTATTGTGGAAAAACAACGCTGAATTCCTCACGGCTGTTTATGCAGCTTCCAAGCAAGGTGCAACCCCGGACCAAAGACTGTTAATGCAAAACGCAGCCAGCGGCATGGGCGAGTCCGTACCTTCTGACGGTGGTTTCCTCGTAGGTGAGGATTTCGCCAAAGAATTACTCCAAAAGACCTATGAAACTGGAATCCTAGCTTCCAAATGCCGCAAGATCCCCATCAGCCCAACCAGCAACGCACTCGAAGCTAACGGGATCGACGAGACAAGCCGTGCAAACGGTAGTCGCTGGGGTGGAATTCAGTCTTTCTGGGAGAACGAAGCTGATGTTTTAACAGGCAAAAAGCCTAAGTTTAACAAAGTCGAGCTGAAACTCAAAAAGTTGACGGGCCTCTGCTATGCTACCGACGAGCTTCTCCAGGATGCAACGGCCCTAGAAGCTATCATCGGTCAAGCCTTCGCGGAAGAATTCGGCTTCAAGATGGATGACGCGATTATGAACGGACTTGGAGCCGGACAACCTCTCGGCTTTATGAAATCTGGTGCGCTTGTCACAGTGGACAAAGAAGGTAGCCAATCAGCAGGGACCATCGTAACCCAGAACGTCTTAAAAATGTACTCGCGTTGTTGGGGCCGTTCCCGTCAAGACGCTGTATGGTTGGTTAACCAAGACATCGAGCCACAGCTCGCACAAATGACCATCGCAGTAGGCACGGGCGGCGTTCCTGTGTATATGCCAGCGAACGGAGTTTCTGACCAACCTTACGGTACACTGTTCGGCAGACCAGTAATTCCAGTGGAGCAGGCCAACACCATCGGATCGCTCGGTGATATTTCCCTCGTTGACTTGAGCCAGTACCTTCTCATCGACAAAGGCGGCGTGAACGCTGCATCTTCTATTCACGTTCGCTTCCTTTATGACGAGAGTGTTTTCAGATTCATCTATCGTGTAGATGGACAACCGATCTGGAAAAGCGCACTCACACCATTCAAAGGATCGAACACCCTCAGCCCATTCGTTACTCTTGC
- a CDS encoding head maturation protease, ClpP-related: MAKKTAAKKKFWAFKALANNEGELTIYGEIADSQGGWFSDGNEVTPTSFKAELDALGDISALNVYVNSPGGDVFAGQTIYSQLKRHPATVNMHVDGLAASIASVIAMAGDTIHMPANAMMMIHHPMSGVYGNANEMRTMADTLDKVSESIQETYLAKATDMSQEDLVALLDAETWLTAQECMDLGLCDVMEEEMSLAASVRDFEILAKYRNTPGFIKITAEAEPTEAPTDPVIPEEPTENPAPEGPTDDEIAKAKAILALECEL; encoded by the coding sequence GTGGCAAAGAAAACGGCAGCAAAAAAGAAATTCTGGGCTTTCAAGGCGCTGGCCAATAACGAAGGCGAGCTGACGATCTATGGTGAGATCGCGGATTCACAAGGCGGCTGGTTTAGTGATGGTAACGAGGTAACACCAACGTCGTTCAAGGCTGAACTTGATGCCCTTGGCGATATATCGGCCCTGAATGTGTATGTCAACTCACCGGGCGGTGATGTTTTCGCGGGTCAGACTATCTACTCGCAATTAAAACGACACCCGGCAACCGTGAATATGCACGTTGATGGTCTGGCAGCCAGTATCGCCTCGGTGATCGCCATGGCGGGTGACACGATCCATATGCCAGCCAACGCAATGATGATGATCCACCATCCGATGAGCGGGGTCTACGGCAACGCCAACGAAATGCGGACTATGGCTGACACCTTAGACAAAGTCAGCGAGAGCATCCAAGAAACCTACTTGGCAAAAGCGACCGACATGAGCCAGGAGGACCTGGTGGCCTTGCTTGATGCCGAAACCTGGCTGACCGCCCAGGAATGTATGGATCTCGGGCTGTGTGACGTTATGGAAGAGGAAATGTCGCTGGCGGCAAGTGTTAGGGACTTTGAAATCCTCGCTAAGTACCGAAACACACCTGGATTTATCAAGATTACAGCAGAAGCAGAGCCCACTGAGGCCCCAACGGACCCCGTTATTCCGGAAGAACCGACCGAAAACCCGGCCCCAGAAGGACCCACAGACGACGAAATAGCAAAAGCAAAAGCAATTTTAGCCTTGGAGTGTGAGCTCTAA
- a CDS encoding phage portal protein, with translation MKFTDRVRLAFSDQSMNEYIRDFMNGADLDEGSLNTEVDAATAMKYTAVFACNKVLAETFACMPAVLYRKDKDGEREAVKDLAIYDILHNKPNEEMSPFNFKEACMSSLNLGGNTVCERLVNGRGKLVGLYPYEHTKVEIARDRDTKKLVYTIRDGLSTKTLTRDQVFHVPNLSLDGIVGLSPISYAASAIKLGMSYEQFGVNFYKNGANPSGTFDVPGELGEESFNRLKKELKHNYAGLKRSGTPMLLEGGMKFTPHTVNPVDAQLLESKSFQAEDICRIYRVPQHLIQLLGHSTNNNIEQQSLEFVMYTMLPIFKRWEENINMQLLTDKERMAGYYIEFKMDSLLRGDAVSRATAYAQGRQWGWLSVNDIHKLENMPPIPNGDIYMQPLNMGEAGKIQQADQAKAMVDAIHKIITDK, from the coding sequence TTGAAATTTACAGATAGAGTGAGGCTGGCGTTCAGCGACCAAAGCATGAACGAGTATATAAGAGATTTTATGAACGGGGCTGATTTGGATGAAGGTTCACTCAACACAGAGGTAGATGCAGCAACTGCTATGAAATATACGGCTGTGTTTGCTTGTAACAAAGTGCTGGCTGAAACCTTCGCTTGTATGCCTGCTGTACTATACCGGAAGGACAAAGACGGTGAACGGGAAGCGGTCAAAGATCTTGCCATTTATGACATTCTCCACAATAAGCCAAACGAGGAGATGTCTCCTTTCAACTTCAAAGAAGCGTGCATGAGCAGCCTGAACCTGGGAGGCAACACGGTCTGCGAGCGACTGGTCAATGGGCGGGGTAAATTAGTCGGACTGTACCCATACGAGCATACCAAAGTGGAGATCGCCAGGGACCGGGACACTAAGAAACTCGTCTACACCATACGGGATGGGCTCTCAACCAAGACCCTGACCAGAGACCAGGTGTTTCACGTTCCAAACCTAAGCCTCGACGGAATCGTCGGCCTTTCGCCGATCAGCTACGCGGCCTCAGCCATTAAGCTGGGAATGTCGTATGAACAGTTTGGAGTCAACTTCTACAAGAACGGGGCCAATCCATCCGGGACCTTCGACGTACCGGGCGAGCTCGGAGAAGAATCATTTAACCGATTAAAGAAAGAGCTGAAGCATAACTACGCAGGGCTTAAACGGTCGGGTACACCGATGCTGCTAGAAGGCGGGATGAAGTTCACTCCACATACGGTCAACCCGGTGGACGCACAACTCCTGGAGAGCAAGAGCTTCCAGGCAGAGGACATCTGCCGCATTTACCGAGTGCCGCAGCACTTGATCCAGCTCTTAGGACACAGTACCAACAACAATATCGAGCAACAAAGCCTCGAATTTGTGATGTACACCATGCTCCCGATCTTCAAACGGTGGGAAGAAAACATCAATATGCAGCTCCTCACCGACAAGGAGAGAATGGCTGGTTACTATATTGAGTTTAAGATGGACTCGCTTCTCCGGGGTGACGCAGTAAGCCGGGCCACGGCCTATGCCCAAGGGCGACAGTGGGGCTGGCTCAGTGTCAACGACATCCACAAGCTCGAAAATATGCCACCCATACCGAACGGCGACATTTATATGCAGCCTTTGAATATGGGCGAAGCGGGCAAGATCCAACAGGCCGACCAAGCGAAGGCCATGGTGGATGCGATCCACAAAATAATCACAGACAAGTAA